One window of the Conexibacter sp. SYSU D00693 genome contains the following:
- a CDS encoding fenitrothion hydrolase codes for MTGRTRILAAAALFGAAALATPAGALAHGLVGRQDLPIPRWLFAWGAAVVLVVSFVGLGVLWAKPRLEEAAEHRVLGVPKALEVLAGALGVAAFAFVVYAGFAGTQTPTANLAPTAVYVLFWVGVPVLSLLFGDVFLAFNPWRAIGRAAGWVAGRVGGGRDELSQPLEYPERLGRWPAAIGILLFAWVELVFSERDDPSTLAVLALVYAAFQLVGMALYGVDVWTRRADAFQQFFSLCARISPLRWRDRALWRRLPLAGVPSLSAVPGTVALLCVLIGTTTFDGFSQGSLWTDVAPDLQSFFLDDLGFDQARAIEAAFTIGLVGCVLVVALLYRLGAAGMRTVAHDRETKDLARVFAHSLAPIALAYAIAHYFSLLAYQGQAIGYLASDPLGDGSDWFGTAGASIDYGVVDANGIWYVQVGALVLGHVAGLVLAHDRALVLFGSGQRASRSQMWMLAVMVGFTSLGLWLLSASAQT; via the coding sequence GTGACGGGCCGCACCCGGATCCTCGCCGCGGCGGCGCTGTTCGGTGCCGCCGCGCTCGCCACGCCCGCGGGCGCGCTGGCCCACGGGCTCGTCGGCCGGCAGGACCTGCCGATCCCGCGCTGGCTGTTCGCCTGGGGCGCGGCGGTCGTGCTCGTCGTGTCGTTCGTCGGCCTCGGCGTGCTGTGGGCCAAGCCGCGCCTCGAGGAGGCCGCCGAGCACCGCGTCCTCGGCGTGCCGAAGGCCCTCGAGGTCCTCGCCGGCGCGCTCGGCGTCGCCGCCTTCGCCTTCGTCGTCTACGCCGGCTTCGCCGGGACGCAGACGCCCACGGCCAACCTCGCGCCGACCGCCGTCTACGTCCTCTTCTGGGTCGGGGTCCCGGTGCTCAGCCTGCTCTTCGGCGACGTCTTCCTGGCGTTCAACCCGTGGCGGGCCATCGGACGCGCCGCCGGCTGGGTCGCGGGCCGGGTCGGTGGCGGGCGCGACGAGCTCAGCCAGCCGCTCGAGTACCCCGAGCGCCTCGGGCGCTGGCCGGCGGCGATCGGGATCCTCCTGTTCGCGTGGGTCGAGCTCGTCTTCTCCGAGCGCGACGACCCGAGCACGCTCGCGGTCCTCGCGCTCGTCTACGCCGCCTTCCAGCTCGTCGGGATGGCGCTCTACGGCGTCGACGTGTGGACCCGCCGCGCCGACGCCTTCCAGCAGTTCTTCTCGCTGTGCGCCCGCATCTCGCCGCTGCGCTGGCGCGACCGGGCGCTGTGGCGCCGGCTGCCGCTGGCGGGCGTCCCGTCGCTCAGCGCGGTCCCCGGCACCGTCGCCCTGCTCTGCGTCCTCATCGGGACGACGACCTTCGACGGCTTCTCCCAGGGCTCGCTGTGGACCGACGTCGCGCCCGACCTCCAGTCCTTCTTCCTCGACGACCTCGGCTTCGACCAGGCCCGGGCGATCGAGGCGGCGTTCACCATCGGGCTCGTCGGCTGCGTCCTGGTCGTCGCGCTCCTCTACCGCCTCGGCGCCGCCGGGATGCGGACGGTCGCGCACGACCGCGAGACGAAGGACCTGGCGCGCGTGTTCGCCCACTCGCTCGCCCCGATCGCGCTGGCCTACGCGATCGCGCACTACTTCTCGCTGCTGGCCTACCAGGGCCAGGCGATCGGCTACCTCGCCAGCGACCCGCTCGGCGACGGGTCGGACTGGTTCGGGACGGCGGGCGCGTCGATCGACTACGGCGTCGTCGACGCCAACGGCATCTGGTACGTCCAGGTGGGGGCGCTCGTGCTCGGCCACGTCGCCGGCCTGGTCCTCGCCCACGACCGCGCGCTCGTCCTCTTCGGCAGCGGCCAGCGCGCCAGCCGCTCGCAGATGTGGATGCTCGCGGTGATGGTCGGCTTCACGTCCCTCGGCCTCTGGCTGCTGTCCGCGAGCGCGCAGACATGA
- a CDS encoding metalloregulator ArsR/SmtB family transcription factor produces MSPGAAPTGDASGDVFHALADPTRREVVRLLSERGALSASALARELGAEGRSISRQGVAKHLAILRDAGLADVEREGREARYRFEPAPLGDAISWMAAAGARWDQRLERLRDTLPR; encoded by the coding sequence GTGAGCCCCGGGGCCGCCCCCACCGGCGACGCCTCGGGCGACGTCTTCCACGCCCTCGCCGACCCGACGCGCCGCGAGGTCGTCCGCCTGCTCTCCGAGCGCGGCGCCCTGAGCGCCTCCGCGCTGGCCCGCGAGCTCGGCGCCGAGGGCCGCTCCATCTCGCGCCAGGGCGTGGCCAAGCACCTCGCGATCCTGCGCGACGCCGGCCTGGCCGACGTCGAGCGCGAGGGCCGCGAGGCGCGCTACCGCTTCGAGCCCGCCCCGCTCGGCGACGCCATCTCGTGGATGGCCGCCGCCGGCGCCCGCTGGGACCAGCGCCTCGAGCGCCTGCGCGACACCCTGCCCCGCTGA
- a CDS encoding helix-turn-helix domain-containing protein, producing the protein MPFRAYDQHCSIAAALEVLGERWTLLVMREVLLGRRRFADLKRRLGVAPNILSDRLQTLVDHGLLIRERYADNHPDAFEYRPTRKGVDVQPVLLTLMAWGDAHATPPGGPPRVAVHRTCGHEAHPQLHCTHCGDALSPRDTQIGPGPGANAQQRAEPLLPASA; encoded by the coding sequence ATGCCCTTCCGCGCCTACGACCAGCACTGCTCGATCGCCGCCGCCCTCGAGGTCCTGGGCGAGCGCTGGACGTTGCTCGTCATGCGCGAGGTCCTCCTCGGCCGCCGGCGCTTCGCCGACCTCAAGCGCCGCCTGGGCGTCGCGCCGAACATCCTCAGCGACCGCCTCCAGACGCTCGTCGACCACGGCCTGCTCATCCGCGAGCGCTACGCCGACAACCACCCCGACGCGTTCGAGTACCGCCCGACGCGCAAGGGCGTCGACGTGCAGCCCGTCCTGCTGACGCTCATGGCGTGGGGCGACGCGCACGCCACGCCACCCGGCGGCCCGCCGCGGGTGGCGGTGCACCGCACCTGCGGCCACGAGGCCCATCCGCAGCTGCACTGCACCCACTGCGGGGACGCGCTCTCGCCGCGCGACACGCAGATCGGCCCGGGACCGGGCGCGAACGCGCAGCAGCGGGCCGAGCCGCTGCTGCCGGCGAGCGCCTAG
- a CDS encoding SCO family protein, with amino-acid sequence MHPRTRAALMLTATFVLVAALAIVLFGPSSNERIASGFQGFTPPDVPPRDFALKDQDGETVRLSALRGSPVALTFLYSTCEDTCPTTASVIRSALDQSGVGDDIPVLAVSVDPEGDTPLNAKRFLVERRLTGRMRFLLGTRAELRRVWKAYGIQPQGDAFDHSSRVLLIDAQGRQRVSFPFSDLTTDGLAHDLRLIAADARRSA; translated from the coding sequence GTGCATCCCCGCACGCGCGCAGCCCTGATGCTCACGGCGACGTTCGTCCTCGTCGCCGCGCTCGCGATCGTCCTCTTCGGCCCCTCCTCGAACGAGCGGATCGCCTCGGGGTTCCAGGGCTTCACGCCGCCCGACGTGCCGCCGCGCGACTTCGCGCTCAAGGACCAGGACGGCGAGACCGTCCGCCTCAGCGCGCTGCGCGGCTCGCCTGTCGCGCTGACGTTCCTCTACTCCACCTGCGAGGACACCTGCCCGACCACCGCGTCGGTGATCCGCTCGGCGCTCGACCAGTCCGGCGTGGGCGACGACATCCCGGTCCTCGCGGTCTCCGTCGACCCCGAGGGCGACACGCCGCTGAACGCCAAGCGCTTCCTCGTCGAGCGCCGGCTGACCGGCCGCATGCGCTTCCTGCTCGGCACGCGCGCCGAGCTCCGGCGCGTGTGGAAGGCCTACGGCATCCAGCCCCAGGGCGACGCCTTCGACCACTCCTCGCGCGTCCTGCTGATCGACGCGCAGGGCCGTCAGCGCGTGAGCTTCCCCTTCAGCGACCTGACGACCGACGGCCTGGCGCACGACCTGCGCCTCATCGCCGCCGACGCGCGGCGCAGCGCCTAG
- a CDS encoding DipZ protein: MRPPVDDIHAPPFPRPATWLNVKLLRMDQQRDRPVLVEFFDVCRVNSLRTLPYVKAWHERYADDGLRVVSVHAPGFPPSQDEDVVRATVERLGVVHPVLLDQELALWRTYENRGWPARYLFSRQHRLVDFHFGEGAYQETERAIQEALGIERDVLPPLRPEDDPVALLAVPTPDQPGLWSGPYEAGGVWAVLEVPEGGGTVVVNGDAREVPYTGCHPLVEHERHTEAVLELEAGDGVTCHAVCFTPGLAPEGAEPTAQA; this comes from the coding sequence GTGCGGCCGCCCGTCGACGACATCCACGCCCCGCCGTTCCCCCGGCCGGCCACGTGGCTCAACGTGAAGCTGCTGCGCATGGACCAGCAGCGCGACCGGCCCGTCCTCGTCGAGTTCTTCGACGTCTGCCGCGTGAACTCGCTGCGCACGCTGCCCTACGTCAAGGCGTGGCACGAGCGCTACGCCGACGACGGCCTGCGCGTGGTGAGCGTCCACGCCCCCGGCTTCCCGCCCTCCCAGGACGAGGACGTGGTGCGGGCGACGGTCGAGCGCCTCGGCGTCGTCCACCCCGTGCTGCTCGACCAGGAGCTCGCGCTCTGGCGCACCTACGAGAACCGCGGGTGGCCGGCGCGCTACCTCTTCTCCCGCCAGCACCGGCTCGTCGACTTCCACTTCGGCGAGGGCGCCTACCAGGAGACCGAGCGCGCGATCCAGGAGGCGCTCGGGATCGAGCGCGACGTCCTGCCGCCGCTGCGCCCGGAGGACGACCCGGTCGCGCTGCTCGCCGTGCCGACCCCCGACCAGCCGGGCCTGTGGTCGGGCCCCTACGAGGCGGGCGGCGTCTGGGCGGTGCTCGAGGTGCCGGAGGGCGGCGGGACCGTGGTGGTCAACGGCGACGCGCGCGAGGTGCCGTACACCGGCTGCCACCCGCTCGTCGAGCACGAGCGCCACACCGAGGCCGTGCTCGAGCTCGAGGCCGGCGACGGTGTGACGTGCCACGCGGTGTGCTTCACCCCCGGTCTGGCTCCGGAGGGTGCGGAGCCGACCGCGCAGGCCTGA
- a CDS encoding MFS transporter, with amino-acid sequence MEHRWKVLTVVSVAAFMASLDLFIVNVAFPELSRDFEGTSVAGLSWVLNAYAIVFAALLVPAGRAADRLGRRRAFLGGTLAFLAGSVLCGVAPSVEALVAARIVQAAGAAFLMPASLALLLPEFGPRERPAAIGVWAAVGGVAAALGPPVGGLLVEASWRLVFLVNVPVGLVALAFAVRLLRETRDETAERADLGGTVLLTLSTAGLVLGLVEAPDWGWGSVATLAVLAASAAGLALFWARCRTHSSPVVHPEMLQVRSFAMATLGQLLFSASFGAMLLGSVLLLTDVWDRSVLVAGLSIAPGPMLAAAFAVVSGRLAPTVGQHRLAAAGCATFAVGCSWWLWQVDATPAYATGILPGLLLTGIGVGFTLAPLASAAASSLPPTRFATGSAVLTMARQLGTVLGVAVLVAILGSGDASDPIGAFQGGWTFMVVSGLLASLAALRIGDLREPAPLVSGLEVRHRLEGA; translated from the coding sequence ATGGAACACCGCTGGAAGGTCCTGACCGTCGTCTCGGTCGCCGCGTTCATGGCGAGCCTGGACCTCTTCATCGTCAACGTCGCCTTCCCCGAGCTGTCCCGGGACTTCGAGGGCACGAGCGTCGCCGGGCTCTCGTGGGTGCTCAACGCCTACGCCATCGTCTTCGCCGCGCTGCTCGTGCCGGCGGGGCGGGCCGCCGACCGCCTCGGTCGGCGCCGGGCGTTCCTGGGCGGCACGCTCGCGTTCCTCGCCGGCTCGGTGCTCTGCGGGGTGGCGCCGTCGGTCGAGGCGCTCGTCGCCGCCCGCATCGTCCAGGCCGCGGGCGCGGCGTTCCTCATGCCCGCCTCCCTGGCGCTGCTGCTCCCGGAGTTCGGGCCGCGCGAGCGGCCGGCGGCGATCGGCGTGTGGGCCGCCGTCGGCGGCGTCGCCGCGGCGCTGGGCCCGCCCGTCGGCGGGCTGCTCGTCGAGGCGAGCTGGCGGCTGGTCTTCCTCGTCAACGTCCCGGTCGGCCTCGTCGCGCTCGCCTTCGCGGTGCGGCTGCTGCGCGAGACGCGCGACGAGACGGCCGAGCGCGCGGACCTCGGGGGGACCGTCCTGCTCACGCTCTCGACGGCGGGCCTCGTGCTCGGGCTCGTCGAGGCGCCCGACTGGGGATGGGGCTCGGTGGCGACGCTCGCCGTGCTGGCGGCCTCGGCCGCGGGCCTCGCACTCTTCTGGGCCCGCTGCCGGACGCACAGCTCGCCGGTGGTCCACCCGGAGATGCTGCAGGTGCGGTCCTTCGCGATGGCGACGCTGGGCCAGCTGCTGTTCAGCGCCTCGTTCGGGGCGATGCTGCTGGGGTCCGTCCTGCTGCTCACCGACGTCTGGGACCGGTCGGTCCTCGTCGCCGGCCTGTCGATCGCGCCGGGGCCGATGCTCGCCGCCGCCTTCGCGGTCGTCTCGGGGCGCCTGGCGCCGACCGTCGGCCAGCACCGCCTGGCGGCCGCCGGCTGCGCGACGTTCGCCGTGGGCTGCTCGTGGTGGCTGTGGCAGGTCGACGCGACGCCGGCCTACGCGACCGGCATCCTGCCCGGGCTGCTGCTGACCGGGATCGGCGTGGGCTTCACGCTCGCGCCGCTGGCCAGCGCCGCGGCGTCCTCGCTGCCCCCGACGCGCTTCGCCACCGGCTCGGCGGTCCTGACGATGGCGCGCCAGCTGGGGACGGTCCTCGGCGTGGCGGTGCTCGTGGCGATCCTCGGCTCCGGCGACGCGAGCGACCCGATCGGCGCCTTCCAGGGCGGCTGGACCTTCATGGTCGTCTCCGGGCTGCTCGCCTCGCTGGCGGCGCTGCGCATCGGCGACCTGCGCGAGCCGGCACCCCTGGTGTCCGGTCTCGAGGTCCGTCATCGTCTTGAGGGGGCATGA
- a CDS encoding sigma-70 family RNA polymerase sigma factor → MNDLEHLVREHGPQLRRRLERMTRDRDLAEDLCQEVLLRAWRRAPADAAPEVLQAWLHRTATNVALDELRRHARRGGVHLELPEALAAPESPDAGAAREALAQLSPHERLLLLLRFEAGLSLREVAAVLAISEEAARKRVSRARQRFSSVFRAMAERRDPVVLLLVRDEDPVPYERWLADAGAVVRRVDHGAGGRDVLHADGLVITGAYTDIDPRLYGMERRADLQGEQDLEADRRDLDLLRGALQSGLPIIGVCSGHQLLNIASGGTLLQDLDEHGTAVVDGHEGNHAIRHTTGSLASGVLGRRMAVHSSHHQAVAKLGSHLRVSALSDDGVVEGIERTDHPFAVGLQWKPQLVPDAPASTRLAEAFVEQAARVAA, encoded by the coding sequence ATGAACGACCTCGAGCACCTCGTCCGTGAGCACGGGCCCCAGCTGCGCCGGCGGCTGGAGCGCATGACCCGCGACCGGGACCTGGCGGAGGACCTCTGCCAGGAGGTGCTGCTGCGCGCGTGGCGCCGGGCGCCCGCGGACGCGGCGCCGGAGGTCCTCCAGGCGTGGCTGCACCGCACCGCGACGAACGTCGCCCTCGACGAGCTGCGCCGCCACGCGCGGCGCGGCGGCGTGCACCTGGAGCTGCCCGAGGCGCTGGCCGCGCCGGAGTCGCCGGACGCGGGCGCCGCGCGCGAGGCGCTCGCGCAGCTCAGCCCGCACGAGCGGCTGCTCCTGCTGCTGCGCTTCGAGGCCGGGCTGTCGCTGCGCGAGGTCGCGGCGGTGCTGGCGATCTCCGAGGAGGCGGCGCGCAAGCGCGTCTCGCGCGCTCGCCAGCGCTTCTCGTCGGTCTTCCGGGCGATGGCCGAACGCCGGGACCCGGTGGTGCTGCTGCTCGTCCGCGACGAGGACCCGGTGCCCTACGAGCGCTGGCTGGCCGACGCCGGCGCGGTCGTGCGCCGCGTCGACCACGGCGCGGGCGGGCGCGACGTCCTGCACGCCGACGGCCTCGTCATCACCGGCGCCTACACCGACATCGACCCGCGGCTGTACGGCATGGAGCGCCGCGCCGACCTCCAGGGCGAGCAGGACCTCGAGGCCGACCGCCGCGACCTGGACCTGCTGCGCGGCGCGCTGCAGTCAGGCCTGCCGATCATCGGCGTGTGCAGCGGCCACCAGCTGCTGAACATCGCCAGCGGCGGGACGCTCCTGCAGGACCTCGACGAGCACGGGACCGCGGTCGTCGACGGCCACGAGGGCAACCACGCCATCCGCCACACCACCGGCTCGCTGGCCTCGGGCGTGCTGGGTCGGCGGATGGCGGTCCACTCCAGCCACCACCAGGCGGTGGCGAAGCTCGGCTCGCACCTGCGCGTCAGCGCGCTGTCCGACGACGGTGTGGTCGAGGGCATCGAGCGCACGGACCACCCCTTCGCGGTCGGGCTGCAGTGGAAGCCGCAGCTCGTCCCCGACGCGCCGGCGTCCACCCGGCTCGCCGAGGCCTTCGTCGAGCAGGCCGCGCGGGTCGCGGCCTAG
- a CDS encoding 4-hydroxy-3-methylbut-2-enyl diphosphate reductase, with the protein MSLAVEKLLLAAPRGYCAGVDRAVQTVEKALELHGAPVYVRKEIVHNKHVVEQLRARGAVFVEELDDTIPEGAITVFSAHGVAPHVHAEAERRGLRTIDATCPLVTKVHREALKFAADGYTIVLIGHAGHEEVEGTMGEAPDHIVLVETEADVDALEVDDPEKVAYISQTTLSVDETKAIIARLREKFPAITGPRTDDICYATTNRQAAVKQMAPHCDLVLVIGSKNSSNSNRLVQVAREHGTASHLIDNETQVDPAWLAGVRTVGITSGASAPDELVQRLVGWFRERGVSDVEEFQVLQEDVRFMLPKTIRQAMAAAAAPAA; encoded by the coding sequence GCTCGCCGCCCCGCGCGGCTACTGCGCGGGCGTCGACCGTGCCGTCCAGACCGTCGAGAAGGCGCTGGAGCTGCACGGCGCGCCGGTCTACGTGCGCAAGGAGATCGTCCACAACAAGCACGTGGTCGAGCAGCTGCGCGCCCGCGGCGCGGTCTTCGTGGAGGAGCTCGACGACACGATCCCCGAGGGCGCGATCACCGTGTTCTCCGCCCACGGCGTCGCGCCGCACGTCCACGCCGAGGCCGAGCGCCGCGGCCTGCGCACCATCGACGCGACGTGCCCGCTGGTGACCAAGGTCCACCGCGAGGCGCTGAAGTTCGCCGCCGACGGCTACACGATCGTCCTCATCGGCCACGCAGGCCACGAGGAGGTCGAGGGGACGATGGGCGAGGCGCCCGACCACATCGTCCTGGTCGAGACGGAGGCCGACGTCGACGCGCTCGAGGTCGACGACCCCGAGAAGGTCGCCTACATCTCGCAGACGACGCTGTCGGTCGACGAGACCAAGGCGATCATCGCCCGGCTGCGCGAGAAGTTCCCCGCGATCACCGGTCCGCGCACGGACGACATCTGCTACGCCACGACCAACCGCCAGGCGGCCGTCAAGCAGATGGCGCCGCACTGCGACCTCGTGCTCGTCATCGGGTCCAAGAACTCGTCGAACTCGAACCGCCTGGTGCAGGTCGCCCGCGAGCACGGAACCGCGTCGCACCTCATCGACAACGAGACCCAGGTCGACCCGGCCTGGCTCGCGGGCGTCAGGACCGTCGGCATCACGTCGGGGGCGAGCGCGCCGGACGAGCTGGTGCAGCGGCTGGTCGGCTGGTTCCGGGAGCGCGGCGTCAGCGACGTCGAGGAGTTCCAGGTCCTCCAGGAGGACGTGCGCTTCATGCTCCCGAAGACGATCCGCCAGGCGATGGCCGCCGCGGCGGCGCCTGCGGCCTAG
- a CDS encoding metallophosphoesterase, translated as MRTLVVSDLHLGGRTGVDVLRHEGVARERLLAALDGVDRLVLLGDLLELRHGPARDALAAAAPALQAMGEALDPATEVVVVPGNHDHALLAPWLDRTDKPLGLETRVKPTTASPIAAKVAGWLGKDRTSMAYPGVWLRDDVFATHGHVQDVHGTIPTFERLAAGAMQRIAGKVPEGPCTIEDYERVLAPIYAWIHSAAQRAQEGKRAAGAGGASRAYELLMGDGHKPIRARAIAAAFPLGIRGLSLLVGPLSSDLSGDALRRNALGALGEAIDRLGVRSSHVVSGHSHRAGPLPADDPHEWRTPHGVHLHNTGCWVYEGALLSGGDPASPYWPGHAVVVEDEGPPRLERLLGDVELEALRPARSAPHPPEPDRG; from the coding sequence ATGCGCACGCTCGTCGTCTCCGACCTCCACCTCGGCGGCCGCACCGGCGTCGACGTCCTGCGCCACGAGGGCGTGGCCCGCGAGCGGCTGCTCGCCGCGCTGGACGGCGTCGACCGCCTCGTGCTGCTCGGCGACCTCCTCGAGCTGCGCCACGGCCCGGCGCGTGACGCCCTGGCCGCGGCGGCGCCGGCGCTGCAGGCCATGGGCGAGGCGCTGGACCCCGCCACCGAGGTCGTCGTCGTCCCCGGCAACCACGACCACGCGCTGCTCGCGCCGTGGCTGGACCGCACGGACAAGCCGCTGGGCCTCGAGACGCGCGTCAAGCCCACGACCGCCTCGCCGATCGCCGCCAAGGTCGCCGGCTGGCTGGGCAAGGACCGGACGTCGATGGCCTACCCCGGTGTCTGGCTGCGCGACGACGTCTTCGCCACCCACGGCCACGTGCAGGACGTCCACGGGACGATCCCCACCTTCGAGCGCCTCGCCGCCGGCGCGATGCAGCGGATCGCCGGCAAGGTCCCCGAGGGCCCGTGCACGATCGAGGACTACGAGCGGGTGCTCGCGCCGATCTACGCCTGGATCCACAGCGCCGCCCAGCGCGCGCAGGAGGGCAAGCGGGCGGCCGGCGCCGGCGGGGCCTCGCGCGCCTACGAGCTGCTGATGGGCGACGGCCACAAGCCGATCCGCGCACGCGCGATCGCCGCCGCCTTCCCGCTGGGCATCCGCGGCCTCTCGCTCCTCGTCGGCCCGCTGAGCAGCGACCTCAGCGGCGACGCGCTGCGCCGCAACGCGCTCGGCGCGCTGGGCGAGGCGATCGACCGCCTCGGCGTGCGCAGCTCGCACGTGGTCTCCGGCCACAGCCACCGCGCCGGCCCGCTGCCCGCCGACGACCCGCACGAGTGGCGCACGCCGCACGGGGTGCACCTGCACAACACGGGCTGCTGGGTCTACGAGGGCGCGCTGCTCTCGGGGGGCGACCCGGCCTCGCCGTACTGGCCCGGCCACGCGGTCGTCGTCGAGGACGAGGGCCCGCCGCGGCTCGAGCGGCTCCTGGGCGACGTGGAGCTCGAGGCGCTCAGGCCTGCGCGGTCGGCTCCGCACCCTCCGGAGCCAGACCGGGGGTGA
- a CDS encoding TetR/AcrR family transcriptional regulator, translated as MPTATPARRRILDAALKRFAADGALGATLDDVRRDAGASVGAVYHHFADKQALHAAVFEDVLATYQEAFASLLEEQDDPEAGVRAGVAFHLRWCAAHPDHTRVLLAGPPAGADVTELNRTFFRRVRGWWRPHAHHGALRDLDIALLHALWLGPALALTQNALAGRDRAPTDHDATVLADAAWAALRSPDA; from the coding sequence ATGCCCACCGCCACGCCCGCCCGCCGCCGCATCCTCGACGCCGCCCTCAAGCGCTTCGCCGCCGACGGCGCGCTCGGCGCGACGCTCGACGACGTCCGCAGGGACGCGGGCGCCAGCGTCGGCGCCGTCTACCACCACTTCGCCGACAAGCAGGCGCTGCACGCCGCCGTCTTCGAGGACGTCCTCGCCACCTACCAGGAGGCGTTCGCGTCGCTGCTCGAGGAGCAGGACGACCCCGAGGCGGGCGTCCGTGCCGGCGTGGCGTTCCACCTGCGCTGGTGCGCGGCGCACCCCGACCACACGCGCGTGCTGCTGGCGGGCCCGCCGGCCGGTGCCGACGTCACCGAGCTCAACCGCACGTTCTTCCGCCGGGTGCGCGGCTGGTGGCGCCCGCACGCCCACCACGGCGCGTTGCGCGACCTCGACATCGCCCTCCTGCACGCGCTGTGGCTCGGCCCGGCGCTCGCCCTCACCCAGAACGCCCTGGCCGGGCGCGACCGCGCCCCGACCGACCACGACGCGACCGTCCTCGCCGACGCGGCGTGGGCGGCCCTGAGGAGCCCTGACGCATGA
- a CDS encoding CaiB/BaiF CoA-transferase family protein — protein MPLSGLLVADFSRVLAGPLCAQTLGDLGADVVKVERPDGGDDTRGWGPPRAPDGTATYYLALNRNKRSLRLDLKDPGDRALARELALRADVVVESFRPGLMDGLGLGFDDLVAAGNPGVTYCSISAFGGAALPGYDLLLQAMGGLMSVTGEEGGRPLKVGAPVVDVLCGLWATIGVLAALRDGGGRRVEVSLMDSALTGLLNQASGWLNGGVVPGPMGNRHPSLTPYETFGDLVVACGNDAMFARLCDAVGAPEVAQDPRFATNAARLEHRDALVATLEPLLAGDEVEVRLRAAGVPVGRVNDVPAAFALAEELGLAPVDETGGVRTVRSPLADAGVRLPPPGLGEHDDELRAWLTRPHAAPPSAAP, from the coding sequence ATGCCGCTCTCCGGGCTCCTCGTCGCCGACTTCTCGCGCGTGCTCGCCGGACCGCTGTGCGCGCAGACCCTGGGCGACCTCGGCGCGGACGTCGTGAAGGTCGAGCGCCCCGACGGCGGCGACGACACCCGTGGCTGGGGGCCACCGCGCGCCCCGGACGGCACCGCGACCTACTACCTGGCGCTGAACCGCAACAAGCGCTCGCTGCGCCTGGACCTCAAGGACCCCGGTGATCGCGCGCTGGCCCGCGAGCTCGCGCTGCGCGCCGACGTCGTCGTCGAGTCCTTCCGCCCTGGGCTGATGGACGGGCTGGGCCTGGGCTTCGACGACCTGGTCGCCGCCGGCAACCCCGGCGTGACCTACTGCTCGATCAGCGCGTTCGGCGGAGCGGCGCTGCCGGGCTACGACCTGCTGCTGCAGGCGATGGGCGGGCTCATGTCGGTCACCGGCGAGGAGGGCGGGCGGCCGCTGAAGGTCGGCGCACCGGTCGTCGACGTCCTCTGCGGGCTCTGGGCGACGATCGGGGTCCTGGCGGCGCTGCGCGACGGCGGCGGCCGGCGGGTGGAGGTCTCGCTCATGGACAGCGCGCTCACCGGGCTGCTCAACCAGGCCAGCGGCTGGCTCAACGGCGGCGTCGTGCCGGGGCCGATGGGCAACCGCCACCCGTCGCTCACGCCCTACGAGACCTTCGGCGACCTCGTCGTCGCCTGCGGCAACGACGCGATGTTCGCGCGGCTGTGCGACGCGGTCGGCGCGCCCGAGGTGGCGCAGGACCCGCGCTTCGCCACGAACGCGGCGCGGCTCGAGCATCGCGACGCGCTGGTCGCGACGCTCGAGCCGCTGCTCGCGGGCGACGAGGTGGAGGTGCGCCTGCGAGCCGCCGGCGTCCCGGTCGGGCGCGTCAACGACGTGCCCGCGGCCTTCGCGCTGGCCGAGGAGCTCGGCCTCGCGCCGGTGGACGAGACGGGCGGCGTGCGGACCGTCCGCTCACCGCTCGCCGACGCCGGGGTCCGGCTGCCGCCGCCCGGCCTCGGCGAGCACGACGACGAGCTGCGCGCCTGGCTCACACGCCCTCACGCGGCACCCCCTTCCGCCGCTCCATGA
- a CDS encoding ATP-dependent Clp protease proteolytic subunit: MVIEQSPRGERSFDIYSRLLNDRVVFLGQPIDDEIANLVVAQLLHLEADDPDKDIALYINSPGGNAYAALAMYDAMQHVRCDVQTICCGIAMSGGSLVLAGGAPGKRSVLPNGRVLIHQPSGGFQGQSTDIAIHAKEALSLRDRFEELYARHTGQDQARVHADMERDRFFSAEDAVAYGLADRIMERRKGVPREGV; the protein is encoded by the coding sequence ATGGTCATCGAGCAGTCGCCGCGCGGCGAGCGCTCGTTCGACATCTACTCCCGCCTGCTCAACGACCGGGTGGTCTTCCTCGGCCAGCCGATCGACGACGAGATCGCGAACCTCGTCGTGGCCCAGCTGCTGCACCTCGAGGCCGACGACCCCGACAAGGACATCGCGCTCTACATCAACTCGCCGGGCGGCAACGCCTACGCGGCGCTGGCCATGTACGACGCCATGCAGCACGTGCGCTGCGACGTGCAGACGATCTGCTGCGGCATCGCCATGAGCGGCGGCTCGCTGGTCCTCGCGGGCGGCGCGCCCGGCAAGCGCTCGGTCCTGCCCAACGGGCGCGTGCTGATCCACCAGCCCAGCGGCGGCTTCCAGGGCCAGTCGACCGACATCGCCATCCACGCGAAGGAGGCGCTGAGCCTCCGCGACCGCTTCGAGGAGCTCTACGCCAGGCACACCGGCCAGGACCAGGCGCGGGTGCACGCCGACATGGAGCGCGACCGCTTCTTCAGCGCCGAGGACGCCGTCGCCTACGGCCTGGCCGACCGCATCATGGAGCGGCGGAAGGGGGTGCCGCGTGAGGGCGTGTGA